Proteins co-encoded in one Hyla sarda isolate aHylSar1 chromosome 4, aHylSar1.hap1, whole genome shotgun sequence genomic window:
- the LOC130367365 gene encoding olfactory receptor 1G1-like, producing MYLICVLGNLIILIIVCLAPKLQTPMYFFLCNLSVLDIIYVSVISPKLLVIMVTEDTSISYSHCLLQLFFYVFCVASEFFLLTTMAYDRYVAICVPLHYIVLMNKWIGSLLAVVSWNLGAINALVYTLLISKLSFSDSQEINHLFCHMMSILKLSCNNSGHIGILIMVNGFILGFICMILIFSSYMYIMASILKIKTTSGRQRAFSRCSSHITIVLFFCLSSLSLNMKAETDHSQEQDKLLSMIYIAVIPMLNPLVYSLRNKDVITALRTIT from the coding sequence ATGTATTTGATCTGCGTACTAGGAAACCTTATTATTCTTATCATCGTTTGCCTGGCTCCCAAACTCCAGACTCCAATGTACTTCTTTCTATGTAACTTGTCGGTACTGGACATCATCTACGTCTCCGTCATCTCACCAAAGCTGTTGGTCATTATGGTGACTGAAGACACAAGCATTTCGTACTCTCATTGCCTTCTTCAATTATTCTTTTATGTCTTCTGTGTGGCCTCCGAGTTTTTCCTATTAACAACTATGGCTTATGACAGATATGTGGCCATTTGTGTTCCGCTGCATTACATCGTCCTCATGAACAAGTGGATAGGCTCCTTACTAGCAGTTGTGTCATGGAATTTGGGTGCCATAAATGCCTTGGTGTACACCCTGCTAATATCAAAGTTATCTTTCTCTGATTCCCAGGAGATCAATCATCTGTTCTGCCACATGATGTCAATCTTGAAGCTGTCTTGTAATAATAGTGGACATATTGGGATTTTAATCATGGTGAATGGGTTTATTTTGGGATTTATTTGCATGATACTTATCTTTAGCTCTTATATGTATATCATGGCTAGTATCCTGAAGATCAAAACAACATCGGGCAGGCAGAGGGCCTTCTCAAGATGTTCTTCTCATATTACCATTGTGCTCTTTTTCTGTTTGTCATCTCTGAGTTTGAACATGAAAGCAGAAACCGATCACTCTCAGGAACAGGACAAGCTGCTATCCATGATTTACATTGCAGTCATACCAATGCTTAACCCATTGGTATACAGTTTAAGGAATAAAGATGTTATAACGGCTTTGAGAACCATCACTTAA